The following proteins are encoded in a genomic region of Micromonospora olivasterospora:
- a CDS encoding PucR family transcriptional regulator, with product MTVTIAQVLALPELNLRVCAGDRGLDNEVRWVHVSETIDPTPWLRGGELLLTTGLKIDDPEQFGPYVHRLADAGLAGLGFGVGLGYDQVPGPLIQAAEERGLPVLEVPVDAPYVAISEAVSNLLAAERYDTIARAFDAQQALTAAAVESGRGGLVAEVSRALGGWAVLTDLAANVVRAHPAAAADRLPALLPDVMRTRERGIRSSGSVVGPTESVAIHTLGARGRMRGFLIAGVPGAASDYSRMVLAGAVALLSLEMERSQAARQQIRRLRADQLAQVLRGAVTGEVAAQHALAWDLDPAAVRVGVYFCAASRGSQVCDELNELMAEANLPGAVVAQEAGRQARVAVLVDGSETAAAALARLASVRPMVPLGLGDVVPIEQVGLSYRAATHAAEVGRAERRPVTRFDDLEALHMLIRAQSPQALAGFVRRVLGPLKQHDQGREGTLLATLSTFLTHNGHWNETAAELGIHRHTLRARIDRIEQITGRDLDSAYGRMELWLALLADSAADTDDQPVPEQGTGRAGRGSGPEQDRK from the coding sequence GTGACTGTGACGATTGCGCAGGTTCTGGCGCTGCCGGAGTTGAACCTGCGGGTATGCGCGGGCGACCGCGGTCTCGACAACGAGGTCCGGTGGGTGCACGTCAGCGAGACCATCGACCCGACCCCGTGGCTTCGCGGCGGGGAGTTGCTACTCACCACCGGCCTGAAGATCGATGATCCGGAGCAGTTCGGCCCGTACGTCCACCGGCTCGCCGATGCCGGCCTGGCAGGACTCGGCTTCGGTGTCGGACTCGGGTACGACCAGGTCCCTGGGCCGCTGATCCAGGCCGCCGAGGAGCGTGGCCTACCGGTGCTGGAGGTGCCGGTCGACGCGCCCTACGTGGCAATCTCCGAGGCCGTGTCGAACCTGCTCGCGGCGGAACGCTACGACACCATCGCCCGCGCGTTCGACGCTCAGCAGGCGCTGACCGCCGCGGCCGTCGAGTCCGGCAGAGGCGGCCTCGTTGCTGAGGTCTCGCGCGCACTCGGCGGCTGGGCAGTGCTCACCGACCTCGCCGCCAACGTTGTGCGGGCGCATCCGGCAGCGGCCGCCGACCGGCTGCCCGCGCTGCTGCCGGACGTGATGCGTACCCGCGAGCGCGGTATCCGCTCCAGCGGTTCGGTGGTCGGCCCGACCGAGTCGGTGGCGATCCACACACTCGGGGCGCGGGGCCGGATGCGCGGTTTCCTGATCGCCGGCGTCCCCGGCGCGGCCAGCGACTACAGCCGGATGGTGTTGGCCGGCGCGGTGGCGCTGCTGTCCCTGGAGATGGAGCGCTCGCAGGCGGCCCGCCAGCAGATCCGCCGGTTGCGCGCCGACCAGTTGGCCCAGGTTCTGCGCGGTGCGGTCACCGGCGAGGTCGCCGCCCAGCACGCCCTCGCCTGGGACCTCGACCCGGCAGCTGTCCGGGTTGGCGTCTATTTCTGTGCCGCCAGCCGGGGCAGTCAGGTCTGCGACGAACTCAACGAGCTGATGGCCGAGGCGAACCTGCCCGGCGCCGTCGTCGCGCAGGAGGCCGGTCGGCAGGCCCGGGTCGCCGTACTCGTCGACGGCTCGGAGACTGCCGCCGCCGCGCTGGCCCGGCTGGCCTCGGTACGCCCGATGGTGCCGCTCGGGCTGGGCGACGTGGTGCCGATCGAGCAGGTGGGGCTGTCGTACCGGGCCGCGACCCACGCGGCCGAGGTCGGCCGGGCCGAGCGGCGGCCGGTGACTCGGTTCGACGATCTGGAGGCGCTGCACATGCTCATCCGGGCCCAGTCGCCGCAGGCGTTGGCCGGTTTCGTGCGCCGGGTCCTCGGCCCGCTGAAGCAGCACGACCAGGGTCGCGAGGGAACCTTGCTGGCCACCCTGAGCACCTTCCTGACGCACAACGGCCACTGGAACGAGACCGCCGCGGAGCTGGGCATCCACCGGCACACGTTGCGGGCCCGGATCGACCGGATCGAGCAGATCACCGGGCGCGACCTCGATTCGGCGTACGGCCGG